Proteins found in one Paraburkholderia caballeronis genomic segment:
- a CDS encoding pseudouridine synthase, translated as MNLESILFTQGFGSRRQCRALIADARVAIGGAACTDPLASFDTDGLAFTVDGEVWPFHEHAYLMLNKPAGYECSRDPQHHLSVFHLLPPPFAARGVQCVGRLDQDTTGLLLLSDDGQFVHAFTSPKRKVPKLYVATTRHPLDDAQLHALRDGVLLHGEREPSAAVAARARGERELELTVLEGKYHQVKRMVAAAGNRVDALHRERIGGFALPADLAPGAWRWLDAEQLAALRNG; from the coding sequence ATGAATCTCGAAAGCATCCTCTTCACGCAGGGCTTCGGCTCCCGCCGGCAGTGCCGCGCGCTGATCGCCGACGCGCGCGTCGCGATCGGCGGCGCGGCCTGCACCGATCCGCTCGCGTCGTTCGACACCGACGGGCTCGCGTTCACCGTCGACGGCGAGGTCTGGCCGTTCCACGAGCACGCGTATCTGATGCTGAACAAGCCCGCCGGCTACGAATGCTCGCGCGATCCGCAGCATCACCTGAGCGTGTTCCATCTGCTGCCGCCGCCGTTCGCGGCGCGCGGCGTGCAGTGCGTCGGCCGACTCGATCAGGACACGACCGGCCTGTTGCTGCTGTCCGACGACGGACAGTTCGTGCACGCGTTCACATCGCCGAAACGCAAGGTGCCGAAACTGTACGTCGCGACGACGCGCCATCCGCTCGACGACGCGCAACTGCACGCACTGCGCGACGGCGTGCTGCTGCATGGCGAACGCGAGCCGAGCGCGGCCGTCGCGGCGCGCGCACGCGGCGAGCGCGAACTCGAACTGACGGTGCTCGAAGGCAAGTATCACCAGGTGAAGCGGATGGTCGCGGCGGCCGGCAATCGCGTCGACGCGCTGCATCGCGAGCGCATCGGCGGCTTCGCGTTGCCCGCCGATCTCGCGCCGGGCGCATGGCGATGGCTCGACGCGGAACAGCTCGCCGCGCTGCGTAACGGGTAA
- the poxB gene encoding ubiquinone-dependent pyruvate dehydrogenase yields MANTIADFLAKTLEAAGVERIWGVTGDSLNGLSDSLHRLGTIRWMHTRHEEVAAFAAGADAASTGRLAVCAGSCGPGNLHLINGLYDCHRNRVPVLAIAAHIPSTEIGLGYFQETHPQQLFKECSHYVELVTNASQFPRVLATALRTAIDDSGVAVIVLPGDVALLEAPEETPSWTQSARPAAAAPAADIDRLADLLNHSGGVTLLCGSGCKDAHDDVVAFADTLGAPTVHALRGKQYVEWSNPYDVGMTGLIGFSSGYHAMMSCDTLVMLGTDFPYRNFYPPHAKIVQIDSDPAALGKRAPLALGLVGDVRETLRAVTPKLTRKTDRRFIERAREHYANARKGLDELARPSAAGKPVHPQYLTARVDALAADDAIFAVDVGTPTLWAARYLTMNGKRRLHGSFNHGSMANAMPQALGAQAASKGRQVVSLSGDGGLSMLMGDLLSARQLDLPIKIVVFNNSSLGFVAMEMKAGGYLDTGTDLSPTDFAAIARSAGIFSVRVETSAQVDEALQSAFAHPGPALVDVVTAKHELAMPPKLQWAQAKGFSLYMLRAVLSGRGDEVIELAATNLR; encoded by the coding sequence ATGGCCAACACAATCGCGGACTTTCTGGCAAAGACACTCGAAGCCGCCGGCGTCGAGCGGATCTGGGGCGTGACGGGCGACAGCCTGAACGGCCTTTCGGACAGCCTGCACCGGCTCGGCACGATCCGCTGGATGCATACGCGGCACGAGGAGGTCGCCGCGTTCGCCGCGGGCGCCGACGCCGCTTCGACCGGTCGGCTCGCGGTGTGCGCGGGCAGTTGCGGGCCGGGCAATCTGCATCTGATCAACGGGCTCTATGATTGCCATCGCAATCGCGTGCCGGTGCTCGCGATCGCCGCGCACATTCCGTCCACCGAGATCGGCCTCGGCTACTTTCAGGAGACGCATCCGCAGCAGCTGTTCAAGGAGTGCAGCCACTACGTCGAGCTGGTGACGAACGCATCGCAGTTTCCGCGCGTGCTCGCGACCGCGCTGCGCACCGCGATCGACGACAGCGGCGTCGCGGTGATCGTGCTGCCGGGCGACGTCGCGCTGCTCGAAGCGCCGGAAGAAACGCCGTCGTGGACGCAGTCCGCGCGGCCCGCGGCGGCGGCGCCGGCCGCGGACATCGACCGGCTCGCGGACCTGCTGAACCATTCGGGCGGCGTGACGCTGCTGTGCGGCAGCGGCTGCAAGGATGCGCACGACGACGTCGTCGCGTTCGCCGACACGCTCGGCGCGCCGACCGTGCATGCGCTGCGCGGCAAGCAGTACGTCGAATGGAGCAACCCGTACGACGTCGGGATGACCGGGCTGATCGGCTTCAGCTCCGGTTATCACGCGATGATGTCGTGCGACACGCTGGTGATGCTCGGCACCGACTTCCCGTATCGCAACTTCTATCCGCCGCACGCGAAGATCGTGCAGATCGACAGCGACCCCGCCGCGCTCGGCAAGCGCGCGCCGCTCGCGCTGGGGCTCGTCGGCGACGTGCGCGAGACGCTGCGCGCGGTCACGCCGAAGCTCACGCGCAAGACCGATCGCCGCTTCATCGAACGCGCGCGCGAGCACTACGCGAATGCGCGCAAGGGACTCGACGAACTCGCGCGGCCGTCGGCGGCGGGCAAGCCGGTTCATCCGCAATACCTGACCGCGCGCGTCGATGCGCTCGCGGCGGACGACGCGATCTTCGCGGTCGATGTCGGCACGCCGACGCTGTGGGCCGCGCGTTATCTGACGATGAACGGCAAGCGCCGTCTGCATGGCTCGTTCAATCACGGGTCGATGGCGAACGCGATGCCGCAGGCGCTCGGCGCGCAGGCGGCCAGCAAAGGGCGGCAGGTGGTGTCGCTCTCCGGCGACGGCGGGCTGTCGATGCTGATGGGCGATCTGCTGAGCGCGCGCCAGCTCGACCTGCCGATCAAGATCGTCGTGTTCAACAACAGTTCGCTCGGCTTCGTCGCGATGGAGATGAAGGCGGGCGGCTACCTCGATACCGGCACCGACCTGAGCCCGACCGACTTCGCGGCGATCGCGCGCAGCGCGGGGATTTTCAGCGTGCGCGTCGAGACGTCCGCGCAGGTCGACGAGGCGCTGCAAAGCGCGTTCGCGCATCCGGGGCCGGCGCTCGTCGACGTCGTGACCGCGAAGCATGAACTCGCGATGCCGCCGAAGCTGCAATGGGCGCAGGCGAAAGGGTTCAGCCTCTACATGCTGCGCGCGGTGCTGAGCGGGCGCGGCGACGAGGTGATCGAGCTGGCGGCGACGAACCTGCGTTGA
- a CDS encoding tartrate dehydrogenase — MRSRPLPLRSRRPAMFGPKIAAPSRARRASRACSASRDLTSEPLSMTAKLHRVAVIPGDGIGREVMPEALRVLDVVSRRFGVQLDYRHIDWASCDYYVKHGKMMPDDWKEQLADVDAILFGAVGWPDTVPDHISLWGSLLKFRREFDQYVNLRPARTFDGVRSPLANSNGIDFLIVRENTEGEYSSVGGTMFEGTEREFVVQQSVFTRTGTERVLKFAFDLARRRERHHVTVATKSNGIAISMPWWDARAAEIAAQYPDITWDKQHIDILCARFVLHPQRFDVVVASNLFGDILSDLGPACTGTIGIAPSANLNPERRFPSLFEPVHGSAPDIAGQQIANPVAMIWSAAMMLDFLGHHEGAERDAHDAIVAAIADVLKQGPHTRDMGGSASTGDLGDAIAKRVADHAG; from the coding sequence ATGCGAAGCCGCCCTTTGCCGCTGCGTTCACGGCGTCCCGCGATGTTCGGGCCTAAAATAGCCGCTCCGTCGCGAGCCCGTCGCGCGAGCCGTGCCTGCTCCGCGTCGCGCGACCTCACTTCAGAGCCTTTGTCTATGACCGCCAAACTCCATCGCGTCGCGGTGATCCCCGGAGACGGGATCGGCCGCGAAGTCATGCCCGAAGCGCTGCGCGTGCTCGACGTCGTGAGCCGCCGCTTCGGCGTGCAGCTCGACTATCGCCACATCGACTGGGCCAGCTGCGACTACTACGTGAAGCACGGCAAGATGATGCCGGACGACTGGAAGGAACAGCTCGCGGACGTCGACGCGATCCTGTTCGGCGCGGTCGGCTGGCCGGACACCGTGCCCGACCACATCTCGCTGTGGGGCTCGCTGCTGAAGTTTCGCCGCGAGTTCGACCAGTACGTGAACCTGCGTCCCGCGCGCACGTTCGACGGCGTGCGCTCGCCGCTCGCGAACAGCAACGGCATCGATTTCCTGATCGTCCGCGAGAACACCGAAGGCGAATATTCGTCGGTCGGCGGCACGATGTTCGAAGGCACCGAGCGCGAGTTCGTCGTGCAGCAGTCGGTGTTCACGCGCACCGGCACCGAACGCGTGCTGAAGTTCGCGTTCGATCTCGCGCGGCGGCGCGAGCGGCATCACGTGACGGTCGCGACGAAGAGCAACGGCATCGCGATCAGCATGCCGTGGTGGGACGCGCGCGCGGCCGAGATCGCCGCGCAGTATCCGGACATCACGTGGGACAAACAGCACATCGACATTCTGTGCGCGCGCTTCGTGCTGCATCCGCAGCGCTTCGACGTGGTCGTCGCGTCGAACCTGTTCGGCGACATCCTGTCGGACCTCGGTCCCGCGTGCACCGGCACGATCGGCATCGCGCCGTCCGCGAACCTGAATCCGGAGCGGCGCTTCCCGTCGCTGTTCGAGCCGGTGCACGGCTCCGCGCCGGACATCGCCGGCCAGCAGATCGCGAATCCGGTCGCGATGATCTGGTCCGCCGCGATGATGCTCGACTTCCTCGGCCATCACGAAGGCGCGGAGCGCGATGCGCACGACGCGATCGTCGCGGCGATCGCCGACGTGCTGAAGCAGGGTCCGCATACGCGCGACATGGGCGGCAGCGCATCGACCGGCGACCTCGGCGATGCGATCGCGAAACGCGTCGCCGACCACGCGGGTTAA
- a CDS encoding recombinase family protein: MSRTFAYVRVSTSDQTTANQVREIEAAGFAVDKRRVVSESISGSVSAEQRPGFAKLLDRMEEGDVLIVTKLDRLGRNAMDVRTTVEALAERGVRVHCLALGGVDLTSAAGRMTMQVLNAVAEFERDLLIERTNAGIARAKAEGKAMGRPTALSEQQRTEVLRELADGKSVAALARQYGTSRQTIMRVRATA, from the coding sequence ATGTCCCGCACGTTCGCCTATGTCCGCGTCAGCACGTCCGACCAAACTACCGCCAACCAAGTCCGCGAGATTGAGGCGGCAGGCTTCGCGGTCGACAAGCGCCGCGTCGTGTCCGAGAGCATCAGCGGGAGCGTGAGCGCGGAACAACGTCCGGGTTTCGCCAAGCTGCTCGACCGCATGGAGGAAGGCGACGTGTTGATCGTGACGAAACTGGACCGCCTCGGCCGCAATGCTATGGACGTTCGCACGACGGTCGAAGCGCTGGCGGAACGCGGCGTGCGCGTTCATTGCCTCGCCCTCGGCGGTGTCGATCTGACCAGCGCGGCGGGCCGCATGACGATGCAGGTTCTAAATGCCGTCGCTGAGTTCGAACGCGATCTACTCATCGAGCGCACGAATGCGGGCATCGCGCGGGCCAAGGCTGAAGGAAAGGCAATGGGCCGCCCCACTGCCCTCTCGGAGCAACAGCGAACCGAAGTGCTGCGTGAGCTGGCGGACGGTAAGAGCGTGGCGGCGCTCGCGCGTCAATATGGCACGAGCCGCCAAACCATCATGCGCGTGCGCGCGACGGCGTGA
- a CDS encoding helix-turn-helix transcriptional regulator, translating into MTPPNRRAMRAARELPLDGFSRWSDLQRFIPVSRETVRQHELAGRFPRHQKITQRCTVWPNREIHRWLADPVNYRASDIIGEAA; encoded by the coding sequence ATGACCCCACCGAACCGACGTGCCATGCGCGCCGCCAGAGAATTACCTCTGGACGGCTTCTCGCGCTGGAGCGATTTGCAGAGATTCATCCCCGTGTCCCGCGAAACGGTGCGCCAGCACGAGCTGGCGGGCCGCTTTCCGCGTCACCAAAAGATCACCCAGCGTTGCACGGTCTGGCCGAACAGGGAAATTCACCGATGGCTGGCGGACCCCGTGAACTATCGCGCCAGCGACATCATCGGGGAGGCCGCATGA